One Globicephala melas chromosome 18, mGloMel1.2, whole genome shotgun sequence DNA segment encodes these proteins:
- the N4BP2L2 gene encoding NEDD4-binding protein 2-like 2 isoform X6: MPYGEIEAKSMGHGEELISEPRYKKLKSTEEAYVFPHHGNANFHRKQKKTGNDWVPVTITDVRGRSYPQEDKTKARSLLKPVHDEMLGNRRDVINSVDSQVLQDTRPPLVSTDDEIYSTSKAFIGPIYKPPEKKKCNERRNRADTISGIGGKGERKEKQKFNYKKSEIDNELFQFYKEIEELENEKGDSESSCKEREPSEEQLIPYYQGHNNLLKSEEEKRRDLTSALQSYWGYQQCVGNEPGKYPYNRQVIPTFCDSSFASFRPEWQSVHSFLVPQDPHLSSFNYHLNIQRFNVPPNPSPNIFHAQDGFQMQNGYYVNSCHVNWNCLTFDQNNGYTDCSDITSSDHPSRNGYTVQDEYANNGFCETSEGCWKAPSVDKRNRTDRFMNQHFQEEKLNKLQKLLILLRGLPGSGKTTLSRILLGQSRDGIVFSTDDYFHHQDGYRYNVNQLGDAHDWNQNRAKQAINQGRSPVIIDNTNTQAWEMKPYVEMAIGKGYRVEFHEPETWWKFDPEELEKRNKHGVSRKKIAQMLDRYEYQMSISIVMNSVEPPHKSTQRPPSQGRQRSCIRPAEGTEHIVGLQDRNSEKEI, translated from the exons ATGCCTTATGGTGAAATTGAAGCTAAATCCATGGGACATGGGGAAGAACTAATAAGTGAACCACGCTATAAGAAATTGAAGTCTACTGAAGAGGCATATGTTTTCCCCCATCATGGTAATGCTAATTTtcacagaaagcaaaagaaaactggaaatgatTGGGTCCCTGTGACCATCACTGATGTCAGAGGACGTAGTTATCCTCAGGAGGACAAAACCAAAGCTAGAAGTTTGCTGAAACCTGTGCATGATGAGATGCTTGGTAATAGACGAGATGTTATTAATTCTGTTGATTCACAAGTTTTACAGGATACACGTCCTCCATTGGTATCCACAGATGATGAGATATATAGCACAAGTAAAGCATTTATAGGACCCATTTACAAACCccctgagaaaaagaaatgtaatgaaaGGAGGAATCGAGCAGACACTATCAGTGGTATAGGTGGGAAAGGAGAacgaaaagagaaacagaaatttaattataaaaaatcaGAGATTGACAATGAATTATTCCAGTTTTACAAAGAAATTGAAGAgcttgaaaatgaaaaaggtgatTCAGAAAGCAGTTGTAAGGAACGTGAACCCTCTGAGGAACAACTCATTCCGTATTATCAGGGCCATAATAATCTGTTAAaatctgaagaagaaaagagaagagatctTACCAGTGCCCTTCAGTCATATTGGGGTTATCAGCAGTGCGTGGGGAATGAGCCAGGTAAATATCCTTATAATCGACAAGTAATACCTACCTTTTGTGACAGTTCATTTGCTTCCTTCAGGCCTGAGTGGCAATCAGTGCATTCTTTTTTAGTACCACAAGACCCTCATCTTTCCAGTTTTAACTATCACTTAAATATTCAAAGATTCAACGTTCCACCAAATCCATCACCAAATATTTTCCATGCCCAAGATGGCTTTCAGATGCAAAATGGatattatgtaaatagttgtcatGTTAACTGGAATTGTTTGACTTTTGATCAGAACAATGGATATACTGACTGTAGTGACATTACCAGTAGTGACCATCCCTCTAGAAATGGCTACACTGTGCAAGATGAATATGCGAATAATGGTTTCTGTGAAACCAGTGAAGGATGCTGGAAAGCTCCTTCTGTGGACAAGCGTAATCGAACTGACAGGTTTATGAACCAGCATTTTCAAgaggaaaagttaaataaattgcaGAAGTTACTTATTCTTTTAAGAGGTTTGCCTGGTTCTGGGAAAACAACATTGTCTCG AATTCTGCTTGGTCAGAGTCGTGATGGCATTGTGTTCAGCACTGATGACTATTTCCACCATCAAGATGGGTACAGGTATAATGTTAATCAACTTGGTGATGCCCATGACTGGAACCAGAACAGAG caaaaCAAGCTATCAATCAGGGGAGATCTCCAGTTATAATAGACAACACTAATACACAAGCTTGGGAAATGAAACCATAtgtggaaatg GCCATAGGAAAAGGATACAGAGTAGAGTTTCATGAACCTGAAACTTGGTGGAAATTTGATCCTGAAGAATTAGAAAA gaGGAATAAACATGGTGTTTCTCGAAAGAAGATTGCTCAGATGTTGGATCGTTATGAATATCAAATGTCCATCTCTATTGTAATGAATTCAGTGGAACCGCCACACAAAAGCACACAAAGACCTCCTTCACAGGGGAGACAGAG GAGCTGCATTAGACCTGCTGAAGGCACAGAGCACATAGTAGGTCTCCAGGACAGAAATTCAG
- the N4BP2L2 gene encoding NEDD4-binding protein 2-like 2 isoform X5 produces the protein MPYGEIEAKSMGHGEELISEPRYKKLKSTEEAYVFPHHGNANFHRKQKKTGNDWVPVTITDVRGRSYPQEDKTKARSLLKPVHDEMLGNRRDVINSVDSQVLQDTRPPLVSTDDEIYSTSKAFIGPIYKPPEKKKCNERRNRADTISGIGGKGERKEKQKFNYKKSEIDNELFQFYKEIEELENEKGDSESSCKEREPSEEQLIPYYQGHNNLLKSEEEKRRDLTSALQSYWGYQQCVGNEPGKYPYNRQVIPTFCDSSFASFRPEWQSVHSFLVPQDPHLSSFNYHLNIQRFNVPPNPSPNIFHAQDGFQMQNGYYVNSCHVNWNCLTFDQNNGYTDCSDITSSDHPSRNGYTVQDEYANNGFCETSEGCWKAPSVDKRNRTDRFMNQHFQEEKLNKLQKLLILLRGLPGSGKTTLSRILLGQSRDGIVFSTDDYFHHQDGYRYNVNQLGDAHDWNQNRAKQAINQGRSPVIIDNTNTQAWEMKPYVEMAIGKGYRVEFHEPETWWKFDPEELEKRNKHGVSRKKIAQMLDRYEYQMSISIVMNSVEPPHKSTQRPPSQGRQRYILNGIVPPAATCHSELVSITKNKMGITHHIQLRMVHVWVKRVEFVFRMTD, from the exons ATGCCTTATGGTGAAATTGAAGCTAAATCCATGGGACATGGGGAAGAACTAATAAGTGAACCACGCTATAAGAAATTGAAGTCTACTGAAGAGGCATATGTTTTCCCCCATCATGGTAATGCTAATTTtcacagaaagcaaaagaaaactggaaatgatTGGGTCCCTGTGACCATCACTGATGTCAGAGGACGTAGTTATCCTCAGGAGGACAAAACCAAAGCTAGAAGTTTGCTGAAACCTGTGCATGATGAGATGCTTGGTAATAGACGAGATGTTATTAATTCTGTTGATTCACAAGTTTTACAGGATACACGTCCTCCATTGGTATCCACAGATGATGAGATATATAGCACAAGTAAAGCATTTATAGGACCCATTTACAAACCccctgagaaaaagaaatgtaatgaaaGGAGGAATCGAGCAGACACTATCAGTGGTATAGGTGGGAAAGGAGAacgaaaagagaaacagaaatttaattataaaaaatcaGAGATTGACAATGAATTATTCCAGTTTTACAAAGAAATTGAAGAgcttgaaaatgaaaaaggtgatTCAGAAAGCAGTTGTAAGGAACGTGAACCCTCTGAGGAACAACTCATTCCGTATTATCAGGGCCATAATAATCTGTTAAaatctgaagaagaaaagagaagagatctTACCAGTGCCCTTCAGTCATATTGGGGTTATCAGCAGTGCGTGGGGAATGAGCCAGGTAAATATCCTTATAATCGACAAGTAATACCTACCTTTTGTGACAGTTCATTTGCTTCCTTCAGGCCTGAGTGGCAATCAGTGCATTCTTTTTTAGTACCACAAGACCCTCATCTTTCCAGTTTTAACTATCACTTAAATATTCAAAGATTCAACGTTCCACCAAATCCATCACCAAATATTTTCCATGCCCAAGATGGCTTTCAGATGCAAAATGGatattatgtaaatagttgtcatGTTAACTGGAATTGTTTGACTTTTGATCAGAACAATGGATATACTGACTGTAGTGACATTACCAGTAGTGACCATCCCTCTAGAAATGGCTACACTGTGCAAGATGAATATGCGAATAATGGTTTCTGTGAAACCAGTGAAGGATGCTGGAAAGCTCCTTCTGTGGACAAGCGTAATCGAACTGACAGGTTTATGAACCAGCATTTTCAAgaggaaaagttaaataaattgcaGAAGTTACTTATTCTTTTAAGAGGTTTGCCTGGTTCTGGGAAAACAACATTGTCTCG AATTCTGCTTGGTCAGAGTCGTGATGGCATTGTGTTCAGCACTGATGACTATTTCCACCATCAAGATGGGTACAGGTATAATGTTAATCAACTTGGTGATGCCCATGACTGGAACCAGAACAGAG caaaaCAAGCTATCAATCAGGGGAGATCTCCAGTTATAATAGACAACACTAATACACAAGCTTGGGAAATGAAACCATAtgtggaaatg GCCATAGGAAAAGGATACAGAGTAGAGTTTCATGAACCTGAAACTTGGTGGAAATTTGATCCTGAAGAATTAGAAAA gaGGAATAAACATGGTGTTTCTCGAAAGAAGATTGCTCAGATGTTGGATCGTTATGAATATCAAATGTCCATCTCTATTGTAATGAATTCAGTGGAACCGCCACACAAAAGCACACAAAGACCTCCTTCACAGGGGAGACAGAG gtataTTCTTAATGGAATAGTTCCCCCAGCTGCTACCTGCCATTCTGAGTTGGTCTccatcacaaagaataaaatgggcATTACTCATCATATTCAACTAAG